The Candidatus Eisenbacteria bacterium genome includes a window with the following:
- a CDS encoding radical SAM protein has protein sequence MKVTEVYASLLGESTESGRPCVLVRFTGCSLRCRYCDTPYAFHGGEEMAPEEVAARVREHGIDLVLLTGGEPLEQEDLPRLVEILLGRGHEVLVETGGHRPIETLDPRVLKILDIKCPGSGHADAMLWSNLDALGPRDEVKFVLVDRADYEWAKGALAEKLRGVRGPVLFSAAYGRLAPAELAGWILEDRLPVRLGIQLHRILWPDRERGV, from the coding sequence ATGAAGGTCACGGAGGTTTACGCGAGCCTTCTCGGCGAATCCACGGAAAGCGGACGGCCATGCGTCCTCGTCCGCTTCACCGGATGCTCCCTCCGCTGCCGCTACTGCGACACGCCGTACGCCTTCCACGGAGGAGAGGAGATGGCGCCCGAAGAGGTCGCGGCCCGGGTCCGCGAGCACGGGATCGATCTCGTTCTCCTCACCGGAGGGGAGCCTCTCGAGCAAGAGGATCTCCCCCGCCTCGTCGAGATCCTCCTTGGCCGAGGGCACGAGGTGCTGGTCGAGACCGGCGGGCATCGTCCGATCGAGACGCTCGATCCTCGCGTCCTCAAAATCCTCGACATCAAGTGTCCGGGGAGCGGCCACGCGGACGCCATGCTCTGGAGCAACCTCGACGCGCTCGGCCCGCGGGACGAGGTCAAGTTCGTCCTCGTCGACCGGGCGGACTATGAATGGGCGAAGGGAGCGCTCGCGGAGAAACTCCGCGGCGTGCGCGGGCCGGTTCTCTTCTCCGCCGCGTACGGGCGGCTCGCCCCGGCGGAGCTGGCGGGATGGATTCTCGAGGACCGCCTCCCGGTCCGCCTGGGGATCCAACTTCACCGGATCCTCTGGCCGGACCGCGAGCGGGGGGTTTGA
- the queC gene encoding 7-cyano-7-deazaguanine synthase QueC translates to MRSVVLVSGGMDSLVAAALAVREGEAAFLHVSYGQRTEARERRAFRAIADHYRIEKRLEVDFPALKAIGGSALTDPSIPIRTGGIDRDSVPASYVPFRNGLLVSIAVSWAEAIGAGAVYIGAVEEDSSGYPDCRQAFFNAFGEAVRIGAARGESIRIVTPLIRMSKREIVRLGLELGAPFSLSWSCYVGEETACGVCDSCRLRLRAFRENGVPDPIPYASGTEG, encoded by the coding sequence GTGCGATCGGTCGTCCTCGTGAGCGGAGGGATGGACAGCCTCGTGGCCGCCGCGCTCGCCGTCCGGGAGGGAGAAGCGGCCTTCCTGCACGTCTCGTACGGCCAGCGAACCGAGGCGCGCGAGCGGCGTGCGTTCCGCGCGATCGCGGACCACTACCGGATCGAAAAGCGCCTCGAGGTCGACTTTCCGGCGCTCAAGGCGATCGGCGGATCCGCCCTGACCGACCCCTCGATCCCGATCCGGACCGGTGGGATCGACAGGGACTCGGTGCCGGCCTCCTATGTTCCGTTCCGGAACGGCCTCTTGGTCTCGATCGCGGTCTCGTGGGCGGAGGCGATCGGAGCGGGCGCGGTGTACATCGGGGCGGTGGAGGAGGACTCCTCCGGGTACCCCGACTGCCGCCAGGCGTTCTTCAACGCGTTCGGCGAGGCGGTCCGGATCGGAGCGGCAAGGGGCGAGTCGATACGGATCGTCACGCCGCTCATCCGCATGTCGAAGCGCGAGATCGTCCGTCTGGGCCTTGAGCTCGGGGCGCCCTTTTCGCTCTCTTGGTCCTGCTACGTCGGGGAGGAGACGGCCTGCGGCGTTTGTGATTCGTGCCGCCTGAGGCTGCGGGCCTTCCGGGAAAACGGCGTCCCGGACCCGATCCCCTATGCCTCCGGAACCGAGGGATGA